The genomic stretch TCGCCCACCGGTCCGCCGGCGACGCCGTGGCGCTCGAGGGTGCGTTGACGGCGGCCGAGGCGGACGTGGCGCGGTTGACGTCACTCGCGCAGACCCTCCTGGAGCTCAGTCGGCTCGACGAAGCGACCGACACCGGCCGTGCACCCGCCGTGACCACGACGGCCGAGGCGCTCGTGACCGAGGTCATGCAGGGCGTCGACCGGGCGCGGATGACCGCCGGTGCCGGTGCCGGTGGGGGTGCCGGTGGCGGTGCGCGGGACGGCGTGGGTGGCGCGCCGGTCGACGTCGACTTCACGGTCGACCTCCTCGACCCGACCGTCGGGTACGGCATCGACTCCGCCGCGTTCGGCCGCATCGTCGACAACCTGGTGACGAACGCCCTCGCGCACGGCACCGCGGCGACCGCCGTCACGATCGAGCTGGCGCAGACGCCGGACCGGGCGCTGCGCCTGGTGGTCGAGGACGACGGTCCCGGTGTCCCCGAGACGTTCCTGCCGGTCGCCTTCGAGCGCTTCGCCCGTGCGGACACCGCGCGTCGAGCCGGAACCGGCGGGGCGGGTGGCGCCGGCCTCGGCCTCGCGCTGGTGCGCGGGCTGGCCGGGCAGGCCGGCGGGACGGCCACGCTGACGAACCGCCGGACAGGAGGCGCGTCCGCCGCCGTCGTGGTCCCGCCGGCCTGACCACGTGGTGCGTCCACCCCCGATCACTCGAGATCTCGAGCGATCCCCAGTGCTCGTTCCGGGCAGATCGAGAGGGGCGGTGCCGATGCTGAACGGCACCTGATCACACGCTGGAGAGGAACGAGCCGATGATCGACACCGCTCGCCCCGCACCGAGGACCGCCCCGGTCCCACGGTCATCGCACCCATCGACACCGCATCCGCCGGCCGTCGTCGAGCCGTGGGACGTCGCCGCACGTCGCCGCCGCCGCTCCGGACGCCGCCGCCTGGCGATGGCGGACCTGCTCGTGGTGGCGACCTGGGCCTCCGCCGCGGTGGCCGTCGCCCTGTGGCTCGTGTCACCGGGCTCCCACACCGTCACCGGCGTCAGCGGCGTCCTGACCGACGCCGGGATCGTCACCGGCCTCGTCGCGACCGACCTGGTCCTCGTGATGCTCGTCCTGGCTGCCCGCGTCCCGCTGCTCGATCGCGTCGTCGGCCAGGACCGAGCGATCGCGGTGCACCGCTCCCTCGGCAAGCCGGTCCTCTTCCTGCTGCTCGGACACGGGGCGCTGCTCACCCTCGGGTACGCGGCGGCGGACGGGTCCGGTCCGGTCGCCGAGACGATCGCGCTGTTCTCGAGCCCGGACATGCCGCTGGCGTACCTGGGCCTCGGGCTGTTCGTGCTCGTGGTCGTCAGCTCGCTCGTCGCCGTCCGTCGACGCCTGCCGTACGAGGTGTGGCACGGCATCCACCTGCTCAGCTACGCCGCCGTCCTGGTCGCCCTGCCCCACATGCTCAGTGCCGGCAGCGTCCTGGCCCACGGCTCCTGGCAGCGGGCGTACTGGATCGCGCTGTACGTCCTGTCCCTCGGGCTCATCGCGGTCTACCGCTTCGTCGTCCCGGTCGTCGTGAGCCTGCGGCACCGGATCCGCGTCGTCGGCGTCGAACCCATCGCCCCCGGGGTGGTCTCGATCCACCTCGCCGGACGGGACCTGGACCGGCTCGGCGCCCGCGGCGGGCAGTACGGCGTGTGGCGGTTCTGGACCGGTGCGACGTGGTGGCACGCCCACCCGGTGTCGTTCTCGGCGGTCCCCACCGTCGACCGCGCGCGCATCACCGTCCGCGACCTCGGTGCGGGCTCGGCGCGACTCGGTCGGATCCGACCGGGTGCCGCGGTCTCGCTCGAGGGGCCGTACGGACTCTTCACGACGCACGCCCGGACCGCGCCGTACCTGGCGCTCGTCGCGTCCGGCATCGGCATCACGCCGGTCCGTGCCCTGCTCCAGGACACCGACCTGCGGCCCGGCGAGGCCACGGTGCTGTTGCGTGGCACCGACGACCGGCAGCAGTACCTGTGGCGGGAGACCGCGGCGCTCGCCGACGCCTCCGGCAGCGCGGTCTGCGCGATGGTCGGGCCGCGCGCCCGGTCCCGGCCCAGCTGGATGACGGAGGAGGACCTGCGCCGCGGGGTCACCCTCGGCTCGGTGTTCCCGCACCTGCTCGAGTCGGACCTGTACGTCTGCGGCCCGCAGTCCTGGGCCGACCTGGTGGTGCAGGACGCCCGACGGGCCGGGGTGCCCGCGCACCGGATCCACCACGAGCGGTTCGGCGCATGAGGGCCCGGGCGGTCCTCGGCGGCGTGCTGTCCTCGGTCGCCGTGCTCGTGATCGGGTGGCAGGTCGGCGGGCAGACGGCGACGACGGCGAGCCCGCCGACGTCGACCTCGGACACGAGCGGGTCGGGCACGAGCGGGTCGGACACGAGTGGGTCCGGCACGAGCGGGACCTCCGGGTCGGCAGCGTCCGGGTCCACGACGTCCGGCACCTTCCTCGGTGCCGTCGCCCAGACCCGCTACGGACCCGTCCAGGTGCGCATCGTCGTCAGTGACGGCACGATCACCGACGTCACCGCACCACAGCTCACCGACGCGGACGGCCGATCGGTGGCGATCAGCGCCCAAGCTGCCCCGGTCCTCCGCCAGGAGGCCCTGCAGGCGCAGTCCGCCCAGATCCAGGCCGTCAGCGGTGCGACCTTCACCAGCGAGGGCTACACGACGTCCCTGCAGTCCGCGATCGACCAGGCCGGACTGTGACGGTCCCCGCCGTCCCGGTCCGGACCTTCCCGACGATGGGCACCGTCGTGAGCCTGCGCGGCGCGGACGCCGAGACGGCCGCGCGGGTCCGGGCGGTCTTCGCCGGGTACGACCACCGGTACAGCCGGTACGACCCCGCTTCGGTGCTCAGCCGGGTCGCCGCCGGGACCCTCCGCCTCGCCGACACCCCCGAGGAGGTCCGTGACGTCTACGCGCTGGCCCTGACCTGGCGGGACCGGACCGCGGGTGCCTTCACCCCGCACCGCCCGGACGGGACCATCGACCTGTCCGGCGTCGTCAAGGCCCTCGCCGTCCGCGACGCCGGCGTGCTGCTCGACGACGCCTCCCCGGACTGGATGCTCAGCGCCGGCGGTGACGTCCTGGTCCGCGGCACCCACGACGGTGCACCCTGGCGGGTCGGCGTCGTCGACCCGGACCGGCGCGACGCCCTGGCCGACGTCGTGCAGCTCGACGCGCCCCGACGTGCGGTCGCGACCTCCGGCACCGCCGAACGGGGGGAACACGTCTGGCGCCGCTCGGTCCCGACCTTCGCGCAGGTCACGGTCGTGGCCGACGACATCGTCACGGCCGACGTCCTCGCCACCGCGGTCCTGGCCGGGGACGAGGCCGACCTCGCCCGCACCACTGCGGACGGCACGGTCGACGTCCTGGCGTTCGGCGTCGACGGCCGCGCCTGGGCGACACCCGGACTCGCCGCCCGGTCATGCAGCAGGATGGGGGCGTGAGCACGCCGGAGCCCCTGTCCGCCGACCAGGCCGTCGCACGCGCGGTGGCGCTCGCCGGGGCGGGTGGCCGGAGCGTGCTCGGCATCGCGGGTGCTCCCGGCGCGGGCAAGTCGACCCTCGCCCGCCGGGTCGTCACCGCGGTCACCGAGCAGCTCGGCCCGGGCGTCGCCGTCCAGGTCCCGATGGACGGCTTCCACCTGGCGAACGCCGCACTCGACGCCCTGGGCCGGCACGACCGCAAGGGCGCGATCGACACCTTCGACGCGGCCGGGTACGTGGCGCTGGTCCGACGGCTGGTCGGAGGTCCGGACGCGGAGGGTGCCGAGACGATCTGGGCGCCGGACTTCGACCGCCGCGTCGACGAACCCGTCGCCGGCAGCATCGCCGTCCCGCCGGAGACCGTGCTCGTCGTCTCCGAGGGCAACTACCTGCTCGACCAGTCCGCCCCGTGGCGCGAGCTGCCGGGACAGTTCACCGAGACCTGGGCCTGCGTGGTCGACGACGACGTGCGCATCGACCGCCTCGTCGGCCGGCACATGCGCCACGGCCGCGACCACGAATCAGCCCGGGCCTGGGCCGTGCAGGTGGACGGCGTCAACGCCGCACGCGTCACGGCGGACCTGCACCGGGCCTCCGTCCTGGTCCGGACCTGAGACCCCGCCACCGCACCATCCCGCACGACCCGACCGACAGGAGCACGACGTGACCATCGCCATCACCGGGGCCACCGGCAACATCGGCGGCGCCGTCGCCCGCGCGCTCGCCGCGGACGGCACGCCGTTCCGCATGGTCGTCCGCGACGCCGCCCGTGCCCCGGAGCTGCCCGGCACCGAGGTCGCGGTCGCCACCTACGCCGACGCCGACGCAGCCCGCGCCGCCTTCGCGGACGTCGACGTGCTGTTCCTGGTGTCCGGGGCGGAGGCCCGTGACCGGCTCGACCAGCACCGCACCGTCATCCGGGCCGCGGCCGACGCCGGGGTCCGGCACGTCGTCTACACGTCGTTCCAGGGCGCGGCCGCCGACGCCACCTTCACGCTCGGTCGTGACCACTTCTGGACCGAGCAGGCGATCCGTGACACCTCGATGGCGCACACGTTCCTGCGGGACTCGTTCTACCTGGACTTCGTCGAGGACCTGGTCGGCGAGGACGGCGTGATCCGCGGTCCGGCGGGCGAGGGGGCGATGGCCGCGGTCGCCCGTGCCGATGTCGCACGCGTGGCGACGGCCGTCCTCCGCGAGCCGTCGCGGCACCTCGACCGCACGTACGACCTGACGGGTCCGGCCGCGATCACCCTCGAGCAGGCGGCGTCGGTCGTCAGCGAGGTCCGTGGGCGCCCGGTGTCGTACCACCGCGAGTCCCTGGAGGAGGCCTACGCCTCCCGGCAGCGCTGGCAGCCCGAGCCGTGGCAGGCCGACGCCTGGGTCAGCACCTACACGGCGATCGCGGACGGGTCGCTCCGCAAGGTGTCCGGTGACGTCGAGCGGGTCACCGGCCGTCCGCCGATGACGCTCCGTCAGGTCCTGGAGGCCCGGGGGGACTGATCCGCGCCGGTCCCGTCAGCCGCACTGCTCCCGTCAGCCGCACTGCCACAGGGTCCAGCCCGTCTGCCGGTGGTGGGCTCCAGCACCGGACGGGTGGCGGGCCTCCCGGTCGGCCGGACCCGCGTGTCCGCCGAACCGGAGGTGCGACGGGTCGGACGACCCGGGCCGCACACCGGGCCCGTCCTGCCGGACCAGCCGGCAGGGGTCGTGCGCCACGTACTGGCGGACCGGGTCGTCCGCCGAGGCTCCGGTGCGCTCCACGAGCAGCCGGGCGCCGGAGCGGACCTCGGCGCCGACCTGCCCGACCGTGAAGACGGGGACGCGTCCGGAGTAGCCGCCGTCGGTGAGCACGGCCCGACCGGTGGTGGCGATCACCTCGGCGGAGACGCGCCACGAGTCGGACAGGAACAGCGGCCGACCGTCCCGCCCGCCGCCGAGCGCCAGCGCGGTCCGGACGAGCAGGCGGGTGTCCGACGGCACCGGTGTCGTCCCTCCGGTGACCGCCGGTGCCGACACGTGGAAGACCTCGCGGTCCTCGTGGGTGCCGCGTGCCGCCAGGCTGTCGACGGTCCCGACGGACGCGTCCTCCCCGGTCCCGTCGCGCTGGGCGTCCAGGGCCTGCAGTGAGAACGCGGCCGGTCCGGCGAGCAGTGCGGCGGCGGTCGCGAGGGCGACCAGGCGCCGCGCGCGCCGACGGACGGGCCGGCCCTTCGTCGTGGCGCGGCGTGCAGACCACCGGTCCGGGGGGACCACCGCGAGCACCAGTGCGACGGCGGCGGCCGCCAGGCCCGCGAGGACCGCGGGCAGTGCCAGGACCTCGGGCGTCCCGCCCGTCCGGTCCAGCCACCGCCACCAGACCGTCTCGACCAGCAGCAGTGCGGCGAGCGTGTACCGGGGCACCGGCCGGGAGGCACGCAGCAGTCCGACCGCCCCGCGCCACCCCGAGGCGGCCAGCAGGCACAGCTGCACGCCGAGCGCCGCGACGTACGCGGTGTGCGGGAGGTGCATGACCGACAGGACCGCGGCGGCCGTGACGGTCCAGACGAGCACGGTGACCGCCGTCGCCCGGGCGGCCCGACCGTCCCCGCCGGTGTGACGGGTCCCGTGCGCGCCGGTGTGACGCGTCCCGTCCGCGCCGGTGCGGGGCCGGAGGGAGGCGAGCGCGAGCACCGCGCCGAGGACCGCGGCGGGCAGCAGCCACCCGATCTGCGTCGCGTACTGCGGGTCGACGAGCTTCGTCAGACCGGTCCCGTGGCCCGCGCCGGGGATGGGGTGGATCCACGGGGAGCCGCCACCCTCGGCGGGCACCGCACCCGGGACCAGCCCGGGCAGGAACCGACCCAGCCCGTTGTACCCGAACACCATGGCGAACGGGTCGTCGTCCGTCGTGCCGTCGATCCACGGCCGCTGGCCCGCGGGCGCGAGCGCCAACGCGACCGTCCATGACAGCGACGACACGACCGCGACGGCCGCCAGGACCGACGTCCGCACGACCCGTCGACCGGAGGCGGAGCCGAGCCAGGTGCCGAGCAGCAGGGCGGGGAGGACGAACCACGCCTGCAGCATCTTCGCCTGGAAGCCGACGCCGACCGCCAGGCCCGCGGCGACGAGGGGCCACCACCTCCCGGTCAACACCGAGCGCTGCCAGCAGCAGAGCGCCACCGCCAGGGCCGCCGTGACCATCGCGTCCTCCATCGGGTGCGCGAACATCGACACGAAGACGGGCGTCGTCGCCGCTGCGGCCGCGGCGACCAGGCCGGTGCCCGGACCCGCCCAGCGCAGTCCGACGAGCGAGCAGGCCCAGATGGTGACGAGCCCCTCGACCACCTGGGGGAACGCGAGTGCCGCGGTCGAGTTCCCGAGCAGCCGCAGGCTGAGTGCCTGCGGGACCGCGAAGCCGCTGAGCTTGTCGAGCGTGACGGTCGCACCGGGGTCGAAGGCACCGGAGGCCAGCGCTGCCCAGGACTCGGACATCGACCGCGCGGCCGACTGGTAGAAGGTGAAGTCACCGCCGCGGCCGAGGTTCCAGCAGAACAGCACGAGGGCGCCGACCAGGATGCCGACGAGGGTCCAGCGTGCGCTCGGGCGTTGGTCGCGCCACCGGGCGGGTCTCGTCGTGTCGTCCACGTCCGGGAGGCTGTCGGTCCAGTCGATGGACCAGCCGCGGTGGTGCCGTCAGATCGCTGCTGATCGCCGGCGGACACTGAGACGACACCCAGCGGACGCCGAGCGGCGGACCGGACTTCCCAGCCCCGACGGCTTGGACGGCCCGGTCGGTCCGTGCGTCCTGGTCTGGCTGGACGGCCTGGTCAGCGGACCTTCCGCGCCGCAACCGACCCGACGACCCCGAGCAGCAGCACCGCGACCAGCACGGTCAGCAGCGGCGCCGTCCAGCCGCCGGTCGCCCCGTGCAGCGCGCCCGCAACGAGGGGCCCAGCCGAACCGAGCAGGTACCCGCCACCCTGCACGAACGCGGACATCCGGCGGGCGTCGTCGTCGTTCGACACCAGCCGGACGATGACGATGAAGATGATCGTGATGCCACCACCCTGGGCCGCACCACCGAGCACCGACCACAGCAGCCAGAGCTGCGGGGCGACCAGGAGCCCGAGCGGCATCGCCAGCCAGAAGAACGCGACCAGGACGATGATGACCCGCGGCCGGAACCGGCTGGCGAGCACCGGGACTCCGAGCGCCCCGACGACCGCGAGGATCTGGAACACCGACGAGCTCGCGCCCGAGGACGCCGTGTCGAAGCCGATCTCGTCGTGCAGCAGCGTCGGGATCCACGCGGTCAGGGCGTAGTACGAGAACGCCTGGCCGCCGAACGCGAGCATGAGCCCCCACGTCACCCAGCGCTTGGCGGGGTGCGGCAGGGTCTCGACCTCGGCCGTAGCGCCGCGCGACGTGACGGTCCGCACCGACCCGGTGTCGAGCACCTGGTCGATCGGCCCGGTGACGGGCAGCGGCTCCGGGTCGTGGTCGGTGCCGCGCCAGGCAGCGCCCGCGCCCACCGTGTAGGTCCAGGCGGCGGCCGCGACGAGCGCCAGGACACCCCACACCGCGATCGCGACGGGCCATCCCCAGGCGGCCGCTATCGGTGCGGTGCCGAGCGAGGTGATCATCGACCCGACGTTGAGCGCCGACGTGTACACACCGGTGACCAGGCCGACCCGCTCCGGTGACGTGTCGCGGCGGATCACGACCGGGATCACCACGTTGCCGATCGTGATGCCGATGCCGATCACCGCGGTGCCGATGAGCAGCGCGGCCTCGTGCGGGATCGACCGGACGACGGTCCCGACCAGCACGATGACGAGCGACAGGGACACCGCACGCTCCGCGGTGAAGCGGGCGATGACCCAGCTGGCGAACGGCGTCGCGAGGGCGAAGCAGAGCACCGGGATGGTGGTGAGCAGACCGGCGACCGTCGCGGTCATGCCGAGGTCGGCGCGGACGTCGCCGATCACCGGCGCCGGGGCGACGATCGGCCCGCGGAAGTTCAGGGCGACCAGGACGATCGCGGCCGGCAGCAGCCAGGCGGCTCCGCGCAGGCCGGACCGGACCGTGCCGGTGGTCATGCGGTCGGCAGCAGGATCGGCAGCAGGTCGAGCGGGGTCGCCGCCTGCGCGATGGTGTCCGCGGCCTCGGCGGGGGAGCCGTAGCCCCACTCCGCGAAGACCGTCGGGACGCCGTGTGCCGCGGCACCCTCGACGTCGTGCAGGCGGTCGCCGACGAGCACCGGGCGGGACACGTCGAACCCGCGGGCACGCAGGCGACGCAGGGCCTCCTCGACGACGTCGGCCTTGGCGGAGCGGACCTCGTCGTCGCTCGCTCCGGTGATGACGTCGATGTCCCCGGTCAGGCCGTAGTGCTCGAGGATGTACGTCGCCGGCGTCTCGGGCTTGCTCGTCGCGGTCGAGATCGGCACGCCGGCCTCGTGCAGGGTGTGCAGGACGACGTCGATGCCCGGGTACATCAGGCTGTCCAG from Curtobacterium sp. MCLR17_032 encodes the following:
- a CDS encoding ferredoxin reductase family protein — protein: MIDTARPAPRTAPVPRSSHPSTPHPPAVVEPWDVAARRRRRSGRRRLAMADLLVVATWASAAVAVALWLVSPGSHTVTGVSGVLTDAGIVTGLVATDLVLVMLVLAARVPLLDRVVGQDRAIAVHRSLGKPVLFLLLGHGALLTLGYAAADGSGPVAETIALFSSPDMPLAYLGLGLFVLVVVSSLVAVRRRLPYEVWHGIHLLSYAAVLVALPHMLSAGSVLAHGSWQRAYWIALYVLSLGLIAVYRFVVPVVVSLRHRIRVVGVEPIAPGVVSIHLAGRDLDRLGARGGQYGVWRFWTGATWWHAHPVSFSAVPTVDRARITVRDLGAGSARLGRIRPGAAVSLEGPYGLFTTHARTAPYLALVASGIGITPVRALLQDTDLRPGEATVLLRGTDDRQQYLWRETAALADASGSAVCAMVGPRARSRPSWMTEEDLRRGVTLGSVFPHLLESDLYVCGPQSWADLVVQDARRAGVPAHRIHHERFGA
- a CDS encoding FMN-binding protein, producing MRARAVLGGVLSSVAVLVIGWQVGGQTATTASPPTSTSDTSGSGTSGSDTSGSGTSGTSGSAASGSTTSGTFLGAVAQTRYGPVQVRIVVSDGTITDVTAPQLTDADGRSVAISAQAAPVLRQEALQAQSAQIQAVSGATFTSEGYTTSLQSAIDQAGL
- a CDS encoding FAD:protein FMN transferase, encoding MGTVVSLRGADAETAARVRAVFAGYDHRYSRYDPASVLSRVAAGTLRLADTPEEVRDVYALALTWRDRTAGAFTPHRPDGTIDLSGVVKALAVRDAGVLLDDASPDWMLSAGGDVLVRGTHDGAPWRVGVVDPDRRDALADVVQLDAPRRAVATSGTAERGEHVWRRSVPTFAQVTVVADDIVTADVLATAVLAGDEADLARTTADGTVDVLAFGVDGRAWATPGLAARSCSRMGA
- a CDS encoding nucleoside/nucleotide kinase family protein; the encoded protein is MSTPEPLSADQAVARAVALAGAGGRSVLGIAGAPGAGKSTLARRVVTAVTEQLGPGVAVQVPMDGFHLANAALDALGRHDRKGAIDTFDAAGYVALVRRLVGGPDAEGAETIWAPDFDRRVDEPVAGSIAVPPETVLVVSEGNYLLDQSAPWRELPGQFTETWACVVDDDVRIDRLVGRHMRHGRDHESARAWAVQVDGVNAARVTADLHRASVLVRT
- a CDS encoding NAD(P)H-binding protein is translated as MTIAITGATGNIGGAVARALAADGTPFRMVVRDAARAPELPGTEVAVATYADADAARAAFADVDVLFLVSGAEARDRLDQHRTVIRAAADAGVRHVVYTSFQGAAADATFTLGRDHFWTEQAIRDTSMAHTFLRDSFYLDFVEDLVGEDGVIRGPAGEGAMAAVARADVARVATAVLREPSRHLDRTYDLTGPAAITLEQAASVVSEVRGRPVSYHRESLEEAYASRQRWQPEPWQADAWVSTYTAIADGSLRKVSGDVERVTGRPPMTLRQVLEARGD
- a CDS encoding glycosyltransferase family 39 protein; this translates as MDDTTRPARWRDQRPSARWTLVGILVGALVLFCWNLGRGGDFTFYQSAARSMSESWAALASGAFDPGATVTLDKLSGFAVPQALSLRLLGNSTAALAFPQVVEGLVTIWACSLVGLRWAGPGTGLVAAAAAATTPVFVSMFAHPMEDAMVTAALAVALCCWQRSVLTGRWWPLVAAGLAVGVGFQAKMLQAWFVLPALLLGTWLGSASGRRVVRTSVLAAVAVVSSLSWTVALALAPAGQRPWIDGTTDDDPFAMVFGYNGLGRFLPGLVPGAVPAEGGGSPWIHPIPGAGHGTGLTKLVDPQYATQIGWLLPAAVLGAVLALASLRPRTGADGTRHTGAHGTRHTGGDGRAARATAVTVLVWTVTAAAVLSVMHLPHTAYVAALGVQLCLLAASGWRGAVGLLRASRPVPRYTLAALLLVETVWWRWLDRTGGTPEVLALPAVLAGLAAAAVALVLAVVPPDRWSARRATTKGRPVRRRARRLVALATAAALLAGPAAFSLQALDAQRDGTGEDASVGTVDSLAARGTHEDREVFHVSAPAVTGGTTPVPSDTRLLVRTALALGGGRDGRPLFLSDSWRVSAEVIATTGRAVLTDGGYSGRVPVFTVGQVGAEVRSGARLLVERTGASADDPVRQYVAHDPCRLVRQDGPGVRPGSSDPSHLRFGGHAGPADREARHPSGAGAHHRQTGWTLWQCG
- a CDS encoding MFS transporter, whose translation is MTTGTVRSGLRGAAWLLPAAIVLVALNFRGPIVAPAPVIGDVRADLGMTATVAGLLTTIPVLCFALATPFASWVIARFTAERAVSLSLVIVLVGTVVRSIPHEAALLIGTAVIGIGITIGNVVIPVVIRRDTSPERVGLVTGVYTSALNVGSMITSLGTAPIAAAWGWPVAIAVWGVLALVAAAAWTYTVGAGAAWRGTDHDPEPLPVTGPIDQVLDTGSVRTVTSRGATAEVETLPHPAKRWVTWGLMLAFGGQAFSYYALTAWIPTLLHDEIGFDTASSGASSSVFQILAVVGALGVPVLASRFRPRVIIVLVAFFWLAMPLGLLVAPQLWLLWSVLGGAAQGGGITIIFIVIVRLVSNDDDARRMSAFVQGGGYLLGSAGPLVAGALHGATGGWTAPLLTVLVAVLLLGVVGSVAARKVR
- a CDS encoding HAD hydrolase-like protein — encoded protein: MTSSPERPFTAVLFDLDGTISDSAPGILESLTYTFQQVGVPVPDRETLLSFVGPPILDTFRIAMGMDDELTERTLSVYREHYLSHGALDSLMYPGIDVVLHTLHEAGVPISTATSKPETPATYILEHYGLTGDIDVITGASDDEVRSAKADVVEEALRRLRARGFDVSRPVLVGDRLHDVEGAAAHGVPTVFAEWGYGSPAEAADTIAQAATPLDLLPILLPTA